The genomic interval CAAGAGTACAGCTGAATGTGTGATGAAAAAATATTCAGTAAGTATTTGTATAACACAGTATAACTGAATGAGTAACTGTCAGTGTATATGTGTCTggttgtgtctttgtgtgtgaagGAACTGTGTAAGAAATTGCACCAGCAGATTGATATCGTTGATGAACAAAGATACGATATGGAGAGCAAAGTGGCTAAGTCAGACAAGGAGGTACTTAAGGCAGTAATAATTGAATTACAAAATTTATTCAACTTCTATGTTGGCATTCCAAAAGCATCTCTTTTTCCTTGATCTCTTGAGATTGATGATCTGAAGATAAAGGTTCAGGACCTGAAAGGTAAATTCAAGAAGCCTGTTTTGAAGAAAGTGCGCATGTCTGCTGATGCTATGCTGCAGGCACTGCTGGGCTCCAAACACAAGGTGTCCCTGGACCTGAGAGCCAACCTCAAACAAGTCAAGAAGGAGGTCAAGGAGGAGGCGAGTGCACACCATTACCCTTTCAATGCCATATACAGGGGCACATGTAGT from Myxocyprinus asiaticus isolate MX2 ecotype Aquarium Trade chromosome 1, UBuf_Myxa_2, whole genome shotgun sequence carries:
- the LOC127431901 gene encoding troponin I, fast skeletal muscle-like is translated as MSEKKMTSSRRHHLKSLLLQIAHGILEEEAAEAEQEKKKYMQENCPALSLLGNMQELQELCKKLHQQIDIVDEQRYDMESKVAKSDKEIDDLKIKVQDLKGKFKKPVLKKVRMSADAMLQALLGSKHKVSLDLRANLKQVKKEVKEEEKESVGDWRKNIEDKAGMDGRKKMFESEA